The sequence GGCGCTGAAGGTCGCCAACAAGATCGGCTACCCGGTGCTGGTGCGCCCCAGCTACGTGCTGGGCGGGCGCGCCATGGTGATCGCGTACGACGACGAGACCATCACCAGGTACATGAAGGAGGCGGTGGAGTACTCGCAGGACCGCCCGGTGCTGGTGGACAAGTTCCTGGAAGACGCGACCGAGGTGGACGTGGACGCGCTCTCCGACGCCGAAGACGTGGTCATCGGCGGCATCATGCAGCACATCGAGGAGGCCGGCATCCACTCGGGCGACTCGAGCTGCGTGCTGCCGGCGGTCGACATCCCCGAGCACTGCCTGAAGACGATGCGCGAGCACACCTTCCGGCTGGCGCGGTCGCTCAAGGTCATCGGGCTGGTGAACATCCAGTTCGCCATCCACAAGGACAAGGTGTACGTGATCGAGGTGAACCCGCGCGCCAGCCGCACCGTGCCCTACGTCTCGAAAGCGACGGGCGTGCCGCTGGCGAAGATCGCCGCGCGGCTGATGACGCGCCGCAAGCTGAAGGAGTTCCTGCCGGAGAACGTGGAGCGCGCCACCGACCTCTCGACCGGCAACTGCTACTACGTGAAGTCGCCGGTCTTCCCGTGGTCGAAGTTCCCGGGCGTGGACACGGTGCTCGGACCGGAGATGAAGTCCACCGGCGAGGTGATGGGTGTGGCCGACAACTTCGGCGAAGCCTTCTACAAGGCGCAGCTCTCCGCCTTCCAGACGCTGCCGACCACCGGGACGATCTTTATCTCCGTGGCGGAAAAAGATAAGCAGCACGTGGCCGACATCGCGCGCAAGTTCAGCGACCTGGGGTTCCACATCGTCGCCACCCACGGCACGGCCGACATCCTGAACCGCGCGGACATCGCCTGCGACCGCGTCTTCAAGGTGAAAGAGGGGCGGCCGAACGTGGTCGACCTGATCAAGGGCGACAAGATCCACCTCATCTTCAATACGCCGCACGGCGCCGAGCCGTGGTTCGACGAGAAGGCCATCCGGCGCGCCGCGGTGATGCAGCGCATCCCTACCATCACCACGCTCTCGGCCGCGCGCGCCGCGGCGGAGGGGATCGCCGCGCTGCAGCGCGGCCAGGTCACCGTGCGCGCGCTCCAGCACCTGCACGCCGACCGCAAGCTCACCGCCGGCCGCTAGCCGGCGGTTTTCCACACCTAGACATGTACTCGCCAGTCAACGGCCACCTGGACTAGGCCTTTTGTTCCAGCCGGACTCAGGTTTTTCCCTATGGGCCAGGGCTACCATTTGACGTATTCTGCGCCTACTGGCCGAGTAGTTCTTGCCCACCTCGTCTTCGGTACCGTTCTCTTTCCGGCACGTCAAAACCGTGGGCATGTCTTTTCGCGCACAACTCGTTTTCGTACTGACGGTGCTCTTGCTGCTGTTCGCGGGCGCCGCCGGGGTGGCGACCCTGGCGACCCTCGACCGCGCGCTGCAGGAAGACGGGCTGCGCGACGTCCACGGCGCCGCCGACGCGCGGCGCGACGCCCTGGCCAGCCAGCTCACGCTCAACCGGCAACGCGCCGGCGCGCTGCTCGAGAGCATCGCCTCCAGCTGCGACCTGAGCGGGCACATCAACCGCGCGTGCGCCGCCGATGCGCTGGGTGACTGGGCGCGGCGCGACCACATCCGCTACGCGCGGCTCACGTTCCCGCGCGCTGCCGCCCTGCAATACGGCTCGCCCTTGCCCGTCGATCCGGCGCTCTACCGCGACGCCGGAGGCCTGAAGGCCGTGGTGACCGCGCACGATACCTATAGCGGCGGACGGCTCACCGCGGTGCTCCAGGGCGACGAGCTCGAGGCCGCGCTGACCGCCGACTTCCGGCCCGACTCGGCCGGCTCCATCACGCTGTTCAACGCGCAGGGTCAGCCGCTGACTTCATTGCCCGCGGCCGGCGCCGCCCAGGATGTGCTGGCGCAGGCTTGCCGGGAGCGCGCCGAGCCCGCCGCCGTGCACAGCGCCAAGCAGCGCACGCTCGTGGCCGCCAGCGCGCTGAGTTCGGGGGAGGGCTGCGTGGTCGCGCAGCTGCCGGTGGGCGAGCTGCTGCAGCCCGCGCTGCGGCTGCGCAACCGCTTCGCCGTCCTCGCCGTGATATTCGTCGCGTTCGCCGCCGGCCTGGCGCTGCTGCTGGCGTACCTGATGGCGCGGCCGCTGCACGCGCTCACGCGCCGCGTGGAGACGATGTCACGCGGCGACTTCGATTCCGTCGTGCCGCGCGGCGGCCCGACCGAGATCCGCGCGTTCGCCAACGCCTTCGCGCGCATGGCGCGCTCGCTCAAGCAGTCGCACGAGGCGCTGCAGCAGAGCGAAGAGAAGCTGCGGCTCAGCTACCGCGCCGCCCACCTGACGCCGTGGGAAGCTTCGCTGACGCACGGGTACTTCCGCTGGATGGACTTCTCGGTCGACCCGCCGGTGATGCGCGAGGAGCCGCTCGCGGGCGTGCTGGCACGCGTGCATCCCGAGGACCTCGACCGCGTGCAGAACGCGCTCTCCATCACCGAGCACCTGCGGCCGTTCCAGCTG is a genomic window of Terriglobales bacterium containing:
- a CDS encoding ATP-binding protein — its product is MLLLLFAGAAGVATLATLDRALQEDGLRDVHGAADARRDALASQLTLNRQRAGALLESIASSCDLSGHINRACAADALGDWARRDHIRYARLTFPRAAALQYGSPLPVDPALYRDAGGLKAVVTAHDTYSGGRLTAVLQGDELEAALTADFRPDSAGSITLFNAQGQPLTSLPAAGAAQDVLAQACRERAEPAAVHSAKQRTLVAASALSSGEGCVVAQLPVGELLQPALRLRNRFAVLAVIFVAFAAGLALLLAYLMARPLHALTRRVETMSRGDFDSVVPRGGPTEIRAFANAFARMARSLKQSHEALQQSEEKLRLSYRAAHLTPWEASLTHGYFRWMDFSVDPPVMREEPLAGVLARVHPEDLDRVQNALSITEHLRPFQLEFRYSKPDGEMIWLASRGECLRRITGPVLIGVNLDVTHRRRVEELERDRERLAAVAHIAAELSHEINNPLAAVAGALYLLKGAVPGSEAHRHCLEIATTATDRITHIARQLLGLYQRTAGAEPVDLAHLVREVLEVYREQAQARRVRLTADLPQEAPLTGHAVELRTAVANVLANSLTSVPAEGRVVVRVRRVHERRLGREGLRVTIADNGTGIAAEHLNRVFEAFFSTSEQRGTGLGLWVTSNIIRKHYGSIRVRSSQSGARHGTTVSIFLPCLDSDEATRMGAKTRAVA